The following are encoded in a window of Rubellicoccus peritrichatus genomic DNA:
- a CDS encoding LptF/LptG family permease: MFRQVLLATVIAVGLFVFVLVAGNAIREVLGLLASGRLTWADFGYFLAILIPGVVPYALPLGLLFATLLVLGRLSAQSEILAMKAAGLSLWRIAAPILLIAILGTGLALIIGFYYAPLADSTYKKKLTNIVRNDPLRFIQQRTFIKDFPGFVIYVDSRSGNELRDFYIWELTEDGKVHIFVQGARGNINYSEEDDAIILTIIEGTGEQRKADDAENLQDTIPVVSYENASVSLSLDRILGSEEQNQKLSLMTLDELLDKRRLAIQAPSSDESLTEQMNVQVAIQKKVAFSFSVLSLCIFAIPLGIKASRSETYANLGIALALALVYFMLTIMISWTEKTPSVRPDLLLWIPNFIFQAFGFYMLYRANKH; this comes from the coding sequence ATTTTCCGTCAGGTTTTACTCGCGACAGTCATCGCGGTGGGCTTGTTCGTCTTCGTATTGGTCGCAGGCAACGCAATACGCGAGGTTCTCGGATTGCTGGCTTCCGGCCGCCTGACCTGGGCAGACTTTGGCTACTTTCTGGCCATCCTGATTCCAGGCGTTGTTCCTTATGCGCTGCCGCTTGGATTGCTTTTTGCTACATTGCTGGTTCTTGGCCGGCTTTCCGCCCAAAGTGAAATCCTGGCGATGAAAGCCGCAGGCCTAAGCCTCTGGCGCATTGCCGCCCCCATATTACTCATTGCAATCCTCGGGACGGGCCTGGCACTCATTATTGGCTTCTACTATGCTCCATTGGCTGATTCGACTTATAAAAAGAAGCTGACCAATATTGTCCGAAATGATCCGCTACGCTTTATCCAGCAAAGAACTTTCATTAAGGACTTTCCCGGCTTTGTGATCTACGTCGACAGTCGATCTGGCAATGAGCTCAGGGACTTTTACATTTGGGAGCTCACAGAAGACGGTAAAGTCCACATTTTTGTTCAAGGTGCACGAGGCAATATCAACTACTCAGAAGAGGATGATGCCATCATCCTGACCATTATTGAAGGCACTGGCGAACAACGCAAAGCCGATGATGCAGAGAATCTCCAGGATACAATTCCTGTGGTTAGCTATGAGAATGCATCCGTCAGTTTATCTTTAGACCGCATACTGGGGAGTGAAGAGCAAAACCAAAAACTTTCACTCATGACACTCGATGAGCTGCTAGACAAGCGACGTTTGGCGATCCAAGCGCCATCATCAGACGAAAGCCTCACAGAGCAAATGAATGTTCAAGTTGCGATTCAAAAGAAAGTCGCATTCTCGTTTTCAGTCCTGTCGCTCTGTATTTTTGCCATCCCTCTTGGGATCAAGGCCAGTCGTTCGGAGACTTACGCAAATCTGGGCATAGCTCTCGCCCTGGCTCTCGTCTATTTCATGCTGACGATTATGATTTCCTGGACAGAGAAAACGCCGTCAGTGCGACCTGACTTGCTTCTGTGGATACCAAATTTCATTTTCCAGGCCTTTGGTTTTTATATGCTTTATC